Genomic DNA from Rhodothermales bacterium:
CGCACGTGAACGTGGGTACGATCGGTCACGTGGACCACGGCAAGACGACCCTGACGGCGGCGATCACGACCGTGCTCGCCAAGCGCGTGGAGGGCAACCAGCTGCGGAGCTTCGACTCGATCGACAACGCTCCTGAGGAGCGTGAGCGCGGCATCACGATTGCGACGGCGCACGTGGAGTACGAGACGGCCGACCGTCACTACGCGCACGTGGACTGCCCGGGCCACGCCGACTACGTGAAGAACATGGTC
This window encodes:
- the tuf gene encoding elongation factor Tu (EF-Tu; promotes GTP-dependent binding of aminoacyl-tRNA to the A-site of ribosomes during protein biosynthesis; when the tRNA anticodon matches the mRNA codon, GTP hydrolysis results; the inactive EF-Tu-GDP leaves the ribosome and release of GDP is promoted by elongation factor Ts; many prokaryotes have two copies of the gene encoding EF-Tu); this encodes MAKETFQRTKPHVNVGTIGHVDHGKTTLTAAITTVLAKRVEGNQLRSFDSIDNAPEERERGITIATAHVEYETADRHYAHVDCPGHADYVKNMV